The Chordicoccus furentiruminis DNA window CTTGTCATCACCGGAGAAGGCTGTCTGGACGGCCAGACGGTGATGGGCAAGGCGCCGGCCGGCGCCGCGGAGATCGCGAAGCGGTACGGAAAGCCGGTGCTCGCGCTGGCCGGGACTGTCTCCGAAGGGGCGGCGGCTTGCAACGGGCACGGCATCGACGCGTTCTTTCCGATCCTGCAGCGTCCCGGGACGCTTCAGGAGGCGATGGATGCCGAAACCGCCCGGAGCAATCTCAGGCGGACGGCGGAGCAGGCGGTCCGGCTGTTCGCGGCGGGGCGGCGCTGAGACGGCGGAAGCGGGCGTGACCGGGACGCGCGGTCAGACGCCCGGACGGGAATTAAACGGGCGGGCCGCAGGCAGTGAGCTGTGGCTGAGCATGAGCAGCGGGCGGGCCGTAGAAAAAGGGTGCCGGGGCAACCCATCAGAAGCGACCGCAACGGACGACCGGATCGAGGGCGGAAGGGAGAGAAACGAAACGCCCGCGGCTGGCGCAGCCTGCAGCATCAGACTCCCGGACATGTTTTACTTTCAGTTTGTTTTTTGCTTGGGAGACGGTCAAAAATCTCATATCAAATAGACACATTGTCACATCTGTCTTATTATAAAGTTTAAGGAAGCGGCGTATCGAACGGATTGGCATTTCCGTATATTCGTACAGCGCGCAGCTTCGTTTTACTGAGGGCAGTCAGTGATGAGAGGTTTTGCGATATGAGGCGTTCGTTCGAGGGGAAAAGGCATCAGCCGGCGAAATCAGAAGAAAAAAGAAAAAGATGTGACAGAAAGCACAGAGGCTTCGGCTTTTTCTGCGCCTTTTTGCTGTGCGCGGGATTGATCTCCGGCGGCGCGGCAGTTTCCGGCGAGTCGGGCGCGCAGGAGGCGGTGAACGCCGAAGCGCCCGCCGATGACGCGGTTCAGCCGGAGGTTCCGGCACAGCCGGTGGAAGAGGCGCAGCAGAATACGCCCGCTCCGGAGGATACGGAAGGCGGAGGAGAGGCGGGTCAGCAGCAGGAAGAGACGCCGGATCAGCAGCAGGAAGAGCTGTATCCTGAGGATGACGGAAACGGGGAAGAGTCCGTTCCGTCGGTTTCCCGGCCGGATGCCGGATCCGCTGAAAGCAGCGCCGCGCCGGTCGGAACGACGGCGGAGCCGCTCACCGTTTCCGTCACGACAGCGATGAAGTACGCCTTCGCGGGCGAGAACGCGCTGACGTTTGAGACGCAGATTACCGGCGGCACGGAGCCGTTTGAAACTTCCTATGAGATTGATCGGGACGGAACGCCGGTCTGGTCGGCTCGGGAGTATCAGCCGGAGTTGACGTATATGCCCGAAGAGGCGGGCGGCTATGAGCTCGTGCTGAGCGTCACGGATGCCGCCGGTCAGGCGGCGTCCGGCCGCTGCGCCATTCCGGTGGCGGTGCGCCACGAGGAGAGCCCGTCGGACTGGGAGCCGGCATTGAAGGAAGTCCGGATGACCGGCCGCTACGCGGAGGACCTGCTCGCGATCGCGCGCACGCAGCTGGGCTACACGGAGAGCGCGGACAATTTCATTGTGACAGAGGAAGGCGCCCGTCAGGGCTACACCCGGTACGGGCAGTGGCAGGGGGACGCCTATGAGCCGTGGGACGCCGCGTTCGCGGCCTTCTGCCTCTACTACGCGGGCGTCCGGGACGTGCCGGCCGACACGAAAGCGGAGAAGTGGGCCGATGAACTGAAGCGGCGCGGGATGTACCGCGATCTGACGGCGGAGAACCGCCCGGAGGAGGGGGATTTCCTTTTCACCCGGGACGGGGAAGTGACGCGGATCGGACTGGTCGAAAAGACGGATGATACGGGCGTGACCGCCATCGAAGGCGACGTCGGCGGCGCAGTCGCCCGCGTGACATACGGCTGGGACGACGCGCGGCTTGCGGGCTTCGGCGATCCGCGGACGACGCTGACGGACGAGGCGGCGGGCGTCACCGTCACCGGCATTTTTCCGGAGGGCGCGACCCTTACGGTTCAGCTGCTCGCGGAGGACGCGGACGGCTTCACGGAGGCGCAGGACCGGATTCACGCGGCGCTCTCTCCGCTCTACGACCGGTATGCGGTCAATCTCGCGGATGTGACGGAGACAGCGGTGTACGTCCCGTCTCTGACCGTGAACGGGGAGGTGGTCTCCCCGTGCAAAAAGGTACGGGTCGGCGTCTCGGCATGCGGCGGACGGTTCGCGGGTCACGGCGATGTCCGCGTCCTGACGTTTTCGGACGAGCAGACGGAGCTTCTTTCGGCGGAAGAAAAAGACGGCGGGGACGGAGCGGACGCGATTGTGAGTGCGTCGTTCCGCACGGACCGTCTGTCGGAATTTGCGCTGACGGCGGTGGCGCCGGACAGGCTCACGATGCGCCGGACCGCGGCGGACGGCGATGCGAAGGTGACGGTGACGTACGGCACCGGCGCGGGCGTGCCGGAGTCGGCGGAGCTCAGGGTGAGGCAGATTCGCGGCGACGGAGACGACGCGGATCGCGCGGAATATCAGAAGCGTCAGGCGGAGGCGGCCGCCCTTCTCGAAACGGAAGCGGGCGGTGAAAACGCGGCTTCTCAGCCGGATACCGCGGCCTCCGGTTCGCCGGGGAACGCAGAAAATGCAGACGTCAGCCGGCAGACGGATCAGAATGCGGAGAATGCAGCCGCCGATCAGCAGGCAGACCAGAACGCGGAGAATGTAGCCGCCGATCAGACTGAAGATTCCAAAGAATATGCTGCCTATATGGAGGAAGTCGAAGCGGCACTGGCATCCGGTCGCAAAGTCCAGATGGCGAAGCTTTTTGACATCACAATTTTGGACAAGGAAGGAAATGAGGTTGAGCCCCTCACCCCTGTGTGCGCCAATATCGAGTTTGTGCCGAAGGAAGTTCAGGAAGGAACAGATCTCGAACTCTACCAATTCCAGACAGAGGGCGAGAAGCCCCAGGTCATGGAGAATGTGGAAGTGCTCACTGACGATGACAACATCGTGAATGGAATCGAGTTCGAGACAGACGGATTCTCAGTATATGGCATTGTCGGAACAGAAGTTCTGACCGGCGGCGTGATGACAGCAGACGGCGATTCCTACTCCGTTACTGTCAAGTACGACAAGTACGCAGAGATCCCGGATGATGCAGTTCTGGTAGCTACTGAAGTACAGAATTCATCAAGACTCTATCAGTCTTATATGAGTGAAGCAGAAGATGCCCTGACCAGCGACAGCGACGCAGAGATCAGCTTCGCAAGATTCTTCGATGTCAGCATCATGGCAGACGGTGAGAAGATCCAGCCGGCTACACCGGCAGAAGTCATCATCGACTACAACGAGTCCCAGGAGATCACCGAGGGCACAGAGGTCAGCACCCTGCAGTTTGGTGACAGCGTACCGGCCACAGTGGATGCAGCAGTCAGCGGTACCGATACACAGGTAGACGGTGTCAGCTTCCAGGCTGAAGAAGTATCCGTGTACGGTATTGTGGGGACGGAAAGCATAACGGTACCGTTCACTACTGGAGATGGACGCACATATGAAGTCACTGTCGACTTTGATAAAGACGCAGGCATTCCGGAAGATGCACAGCTTAAGGTATCTGAAGTCACAGAAGATAACAGCAAGTACGATGACTATGTAGAGCAGGCAGCGGATGCCATCGACAGCCGCGCAGAAGCTCTCAACTATATCAAGCTGCTCAACATTGAGATTGTTGATGAAAACGGTGACAAGGTAGATCTGGAAGCCCCGGTCGATGTTACGATCAAACTGCTGGACAAAGAGCAAAATGAAGAAGAGCAGACCCAGGTTGTGCACTTTGAAGGTGCGAATGAGATGCCGGTGGTATTGGACAGTTCGGCAGAGGCTGATACCGTCAGTTTTTCTGCAGATGGTTTTTCAGTCTATGCCATCGTGTATACGGTGGACTTCGAGTATTCCGTGAACGGCAAAATGTACCAGTTCAGCCTTCCCGGAGGCGGATTTGTAAGCTTTACAGACCTTGTGGAAGTGTTGGGTATAATTGGTGATACGAACTCTGGGAAAAACGGGGACGAAAATGGGTCGGTAAGCGCAGAAAATACCGAGGAAAACGCCGCCAACGAAGGGACAGAAGAGAATAGTGTAAATTCCGATACGAACACAGCGCTCACACTGGGTGATGTGGAAGTCAGCGAGGCCACAAGGAAATTCGTGGAGGACGTGGCTTCTGTGGAGTTCAGCAGCCCTGAACTTGTAGATGTCAGCAAGGTTGATGCCGATACCACGGTTGGTCAGATTAAAGAGAGCCGTGGGTTGGAATGCCAGTACAGCGCGGAGCTGACGGAAGCGCAGATCGCGGAGATAAATGCGCAGACGGTGGAGGCCGGAGACTGGGCTCTGATCAGTGTGCAGCCGTTTACGAGTGAAGAGACGCTGACAGTCACCATGAAGGATGGGGATCAGTTCGTTGTGAGGGTGACGGATGCACAGATTTCCACACATGTGATTACGGCGGACGGCAAAGATTATATTATTACTGTGACCTATGGGTCGGAAGCTGGCATTCCTGATGGGGCGGAGCTGACCGCCAGAGAACTCCTGCCTGGGACAGAGGAGTATGAGGCGCATTATACGCAGATGATTGCCGCAGTTGAGGGCGAGGTGTCCGATTCGGATCTGGACGACGAGATGAATGCGGCCTTTGCCGAAGCTGGTCTGGAAGTCGTGAATCCGCAATCGGCGGTTGAGGTGGCATTTGCTCGGTTCTTTGATATTTCCATCTGGAAGGATGGCGCGGAAATCGAGCCGTTGACACCGGTTCAAGTTGAGATTCAGTACAATGAGCCGGTAAGTGTCGATTCCAGTGCTGAGGCAGAAGTCGTCCATTTCGCAGAGGACGGCATCGAGTTGATTGATCCGGATACGGATTTGAGCGAATCCTCCGGTGAAGGGATTTCCTCCTTTACCTACCAGCAGTCCAGCTTCTCGATTTCCGCTACGTTGCTAAAGTACACAACCGGCATCCAGAACGGGAACTATCTTATCATCAGGGGAGTAAAAGATGAGAATAATGTTGAGCACTGGTACGCACTGAAGGCGGACGGCTCTACAATAGAAGTGACGAAAAAGGGAGATACGATCACGAGATTAGACTGGTATGCGGATGACGTGTTCTGGACATTTACCAATGCAGGTAACGGTCAGTATTACATACAGAACCGGTCAAACAGAAATAGTTACTTGGTGCTATTTAATAACATTGTAGGCAATTGGGATCAGCTGATCAAAGTGGAAGTGCCGGACGGCAGGAGAACCGTATATCTGAAGAACCCCGATAATACGGGACTGAGGTTCAACGGCAGTAAACATCAGTTTTTTCTGGGCAGTCGAGGGGATGGTAAAGCAGAGCAAGTCTACCTTGCCAGATTGAATTCTGAAATTCCTCAAGGCCGAGGCTATAATCTGACACCGGCTGGGGAGACGGACCTCGGTGATCTGAACGCCTGGAAGGACAAAGTCGAAAACAGCAAGATCATCGTGGATAAAACCGCCAGCGTGGTCGACTATGACAACAGAATATATCAAATTGACTTGAAGGCACTTTCCGATATCACGATTATATCCAACAAGATTGATCTGGAACTGATTGTCGATACTTCACGTTCGATGTATTTCCCCGCCAATCTGAGTCCAGTATCCGGTTATTACTTTACAAGCATAATGGGCAATGATTCCCATAGTTTGGAAAAACAGCTATCGTGGCTGGATAAAAACCAGATCTATTATTTTATCGGGAATGGGGAACAGGCGACAGTCTACGCCCTGTATTATGCGGCTTCCGGGACGAACCTGAATGATTACACTGGTGACCAATGCTGGAAGTTTGTTGACGCGTCCTATATGAATCCGCCAGATGCGGGCAGCATGAACCAATCCGACAGGCTGAACAGGCTTGTGGGAGCACGTATCGACGATCTGGCCTATAATATCTGCAATCAGAACAGCGATGGTGGCGGATGCAGGCTTTATACTGCGTCATCCTCCATCACACGCCTGGCGTATCTGAAAGAAGCTGTGCGTATTGCCAGCGAGATCGTATATGCCGTTGACAAGGACAATCGAATCGGTCTTGTGACCTTCAACAGCAGTGCAAAAGATCAGGGATTCTACGATTACAAAAACAGGACCGGGCTATACGGCAAAATCAACAATATTTCCCTTGTGGGAGGCACCCGACAGGACCTTGGTCTTGAAACCGGCAAGAGCCAGCTTGACAGCAATGGCAGGGCGGATGCGCAAAAGATCGCCATACTGATTACTGACGGTGCACCGAACATGCAGGATAGCAATAAGAACCAAATTCCTAGTGATACGGCGTGGACGATGATTGGCGAAAAGGCCAGCGCCTTGAAGGGCACCAATTCCTCCAATGCCAAGCTTTATACGCTGGGGCTTAGCCTGGATATGGTTGGCGGCAATAACCAGCGCCATCTAGATGGTTTGGCTTCAGAAGAGGATGGCGTCACCCGGCATTTCAACGCCAGCAACGGGCCTGCTATTGTCAGGGCGGTCAAGGATTTGATCGATACACTGATGTACGATGTTACCTTAGAAGCGGAAGTCACGGATGTATTGGATCCTGCATTCTATCCCGTAGACAAAAACGGTAATCCGATTGCTGTCGGGGATTACACCGATGAGAACGGCAAGAGGTACAACTGGTCCATGGCTACTGTCGACGGCGCAGAATGCTGGAAGATCACATATTATGATCAGGAGGTTGGCCGCGGCGAGAAGAACGCAGATAATACCATCAAGACGCCGGGATGGCAGAAGTCGTTCTACGTTAAGGCGAAGGAGGACTTCCTGGGCGGCAATGATATCGAAACCAACCGATATAAATCCAGCAACAATCGTGTCAAACCGATTAAATACGTCTACAAGGAACGCGGTACCAATGCGACCAAGAAGGTGGATCCTCCTTCGAACGCGCCGTGGGGCATATTTATAAATACCCCCACCGTCAATGTCGATGAGCTGCATCTTACGGAGCACAGCACCGAATGGACGGTCTACATGGGCATCGAAGTGAAGCCTGAGGATCAAGTGAAGGCGTTGTGGGACGAGATTAAGGTTAAGCAGGTCGTTAAGACAAACGGCACCGCGAACAATGGTACAACCATCACCAAAGGCGACAAGAAATGGTATTCCAAGACCGATACGAAGGATACCGCTGCGCCTGATAAAGAGTATTCCAGCCTGCCGATCAACCGGTATTTCACGGACGTAGACTTCAACACGCTGCTCAACCAGCTGAAAACGCAAGACAGTGCAGAAAAGACCATAAACTACACGGCCTATGGACACCAGCCCGGTACGATCACGGTGAAGCTGGAAAAGAAAATCATCGATGGTGCGGTGGATGCCAACGTCAAGGCGCCCGGGCAGCACATCACTGACAAGGATGGCACCCCGGCAGAGAAATATACGATCACGGTGACCTATACGCCTAACAAGACCGACACTGGCTGTAATATCGGACATGTCACGACCGGAACGGGACAAGACGAGGTCAAGAGCGCGAATGAACATAAGATTAACGTATTCGTCAAAAAGTTGAAGCTCTTAAAAGCCGACCAGGGTGGTAATACGATCTCAAGCGATTCTGCTACATTTGTACTATACAGAAAGGCAACTAGTGATGAGATAGCTGATGAGTCTGTGGCAAAAACAGACCTGACCGGACTCTCAGGAAAGTATGTTACAGTACAGACTCTTACTACCAACGGTGGATCAGTGATAACAGGTGCTCTGCCGTTGTTAGCTGATAACGAACCATATTATCTTGTGGAAACAAAGGCTCCTGCCGGTTATATTATGCTCACAGAGCCTCTGAAAGTAACTGTTGATATGACAGATCATAATACATGGACAAAGCTTGCTGACAATAGTACGTCGCAGACAAAACCAGATCCATATGTATTATCCAACTGGTTACAGGAAACAACAATAAAACTATTGAAGTTGAACGATACGGCATATGACCCTACACAAACGTCTACTTACAATCACAGCAATGACACAACGGATGCATCGGTGACGTATCAGATCATAAATAACGCCGGTTATGAACTACCGTCTACCGGCGGCCCTGGTTCCAACCTGCTGTATCTTCTCGGCAGTCTGATGCTTGCTTTGGGAAGTGCCGGATTAGTGATGCGGAAGAGAAGACGGGTGGGATGACCCTGCCCAGCCGGAGCTGTGACGTTTTTGAGCATAGCCGTATATATAATAGTAGCAATAAATAACTTTATATTGCAAAATTGTGCAAAAATGGTAAAGTAGTCTTAAGTTGGGATATTGTTGTACCAATGCGATTTTGAAAGGGACTGCGTTATGTTATGAGTTGGCTGAAAAAGAACGGTCTGACTCTGATCCTTCTGTTGATTCTGTTGATAGGAGCAGGGCTGATTGCTTATCCGTCTTTTGCTAACTGGTGGAATTCATTTCATCAGTCACGAGCGGTGGCCTCCTATGCGGAGACAGCCGCAAACATGAATACGGAGGAGTACGAGCGAATCATCAGCAAAGCGCAGGCCTATAACAGGAAGCTGTCCCGTTCAGGGATCCAGTGGACGCTGGATGAAGATGAGGAGAAGGAATACAAAGAGCAGCTTGACATCGGTACATCGGGGATCATGGGATATATCGACATCCCGAAGATTGACGTGATGCTCCCGATCTACCATGGAATTGATGAAAGTATCCTTCAGGTGGCAGTCGGGCATATCCCGGGCACATCCCTTCCGGTAGGTGGGAAAGGAAGCCACTGTGTGGTATCCGGACACCGCGGACTTCCGTCAGCCAGACTCTTCACCGACATCGACAAACTGGTAGAGGGTGATACATTTACCATCACCGTACTGAACAAGACACTGACATATGAGGTAGACCAGATCCGTACTGTACTGCCGACAGATCTGTCTGATCTGCAGATCGAGAAAGGTAAGGACTATGTGACGCTGGTGACCTGTACGCCGTACGGGATCAATACACACCGGCTTCTGGTACGGGGACACCGTATAGAGAATGCCGATGGTGATGCCTCGGTAATCGCGGACGCGCTTCAGATCGAACCGATCTATATAGCTCCGTTTATCGCAGTACCTATACTGATACTGTTGATAATCGGTATGTTTATCATGACAGGGATGAGGACGCGGCGCCGCAGAGAGAAAAGACAGATCTATTCACAGATGAGGGTGAAGGATGACAAGACAGAGGACAGATGATATGCATAATTGCAGAAGAATGCTGATGAAACATATCTGGATCGTCCTGTTGGCTGTAATTGTGATGAGTTCGAATGCCGCAGCACAAGAGTTCCCGGAAACACTGTGGGAGACGAGGTCGGACTGCTCGATCAATCTGCAGCTGGCATACACGGATTCCACGACCGGCAAACGCGTACAGCTCTCCGGCGGAAAAGTTGCAGTCTATAAGGTATCCGATGCGCTTGTTAGTAACGGCAACAGGTATTTCAATCCAAAGACGAGCGGACAGTTTCAGAAGCTGGCGAAACAGAATACGAGTGATGGAAAAGCGATAGCCGCCATTCGCGACTATGACAGCAATGAGCTGACGACGCGTAATGCCTCTCTGGCAAAGATACTGGCTGCAAATACGTCCGGTATCAAGGGGATTACAGGGACGATCAAGAAAGGCTCCGTCACTGTCGGCGGCCTGATGTCGGGACTGTATCTGATGGTACAGACAAAGAAATCTCCGGAGAATGCCAGCTTTGCTCCGTTCCTCTTCTCACTGCCGGATGCGGATGGGAATTACCAGGTAACGGCTAGTCCGAAGCCGAGTGTGACGGTATCAAAGAAGGATAAACCCGACAAACCGTCCGGCGGCAATTCCGGACGACTGCCGCAGACCGGACAGCTGTGGTGGCCGGTTCCTGTATTGCTTCTGGCCGGACTTCTCCTGGTCATCATCGGTACAGTCATGCGAAGCCACGGCAGAATGCAGGAAGCAGCAGAGGGCAGTTAACAGATGATGCGCAGGTTTGGTACTCTGCTGACAGCGATAGGGCTTCTGCTCATGGCAGGCGGGCTTGGACTGGTTATCTACAATATGTGGG harbors:
- a CDS encoding VWA domain-containing protein, translated to MLCAGLISGGAAVSGESGAQEAVNAEAPADDAVQPEVPAQPVEEAQQNTPAPEDTEGGGEAGQQQEETPDQQQEELYPEDDGNGEESVPSVSRPDAGSAESSAAPVGTTAEPLTVSVTTAMKYAFAGENALTFETQITGGTEPFETSYEIDRDGTPVWSAREYQPELTYMPEEAGGYELVLSVTDAAGQAASGRCAIPVAVRHEESPSDWEPALKEVRMTGRYAEDLLAIARTQLGYTESADNFIVTEEGARQGYTRYGQWQGDAYEPWDAAFAAFCLYYAGVRDVPADTKAEKWADELKRRGMYRDLTAENRPEEGDFLFTRDGEVTRIGLVEKTDDTGVTAIEGDVGGAVARVTYGWDDARLAGFGDPRTTLTDEAAGVTVTGIFPEGATLTVQLLAEDADGFTEAQDRIHAALSPLYDRYAVNLADVTETAVYVPSLTVNGEVVSPCKKVRVGVSACGGRFAGHGDVRVLTFSDEQTELLSAEEKDGGDGADAIVSASFRTDRLSEFALTAVAPDRLTMRRTAADGDAKVTVTYGTGAGVPESAELRVRQIRGDGDDADRAEYQKRQAEAAALLETEAGGENAASQPDTAASGSPGNAENADVSRQTDQNAENAAADQQADQNAENVAADQTEDSKEYAAYMEEVEAALASGRKVQMAKLFDITILDKEGNEVEPLTPVCANIEFVPKEVQEGTDLELYQFQTEGEKPQVMENVEVLTDDDNIVNGIEFETDGFSVYGIVGTEVLTGGVMTADGDSYSVTVKYDKYAEIPDDAVLVATEVQNSSRLYQSYMSEAEDALTSDSDAEISFARFFDVSIMADGEKIQPATPAEVIIDYNESQEITEGTEVSTLQFGDSVPATVDAAVSGTDTQVDGVSFQAEEVSVYGIVGTESITVPFTTGDGRTYEVTVDFDKDAGIPEDAQLKVSEVTEDNSKYDDYVEQAADAIDSRAEALNYIKLLNIEIVDENGDKVDLEAPVDVTIKLLDKEQNEEEQTQVVHFEGANEMPVVLDSSAEADTVSFSADGFSVYAIVYTVDFEYSVNGKMYQFSLPGGGFVSFTDLVEVLGIIGDTNSGKNGDENGSVSAENTEENAANEGTEENSVNSDTNTALTLGDVEVSEATRKFVEDVASVEFSSPELVDVSKVDADTTVGQIKESRGLECQYSAELTEAQIAEINAQTVEAGDWALISVQPFTSEETLTVTMKDGDQFVVRVTDAQISTHVITADGKDYIITVTYGSEAGIPDGAELTARELLPGTEEYEAHYTQMIAAVEGEVSDSDLDDEMNAAFAEAGLEVVNPQSAVEVAFARFFDISIWKDGAEIEPLTPVQVEIQYNEPVSVDSSAEAEVVHFAEDGIELIDPDTDLSESSGEGISSFTYQQSSFSISATLLKYTTGIQNGNYLIIRGVKDENNVEHWYALKADGSTIEVTKKGDTITRLDWYADDVFWTFTNAGNGQYYIQNRSNRNSYLVLFNNIVGNWDQLIKVEVPDGRRTVYLKNPDNTGLRFNGSKHQFFLGSRGDGKAEQVYLARLNSEIPQGRGYNLTPAGETDLGDLNAWKDKVENSKIIVDKTASVVDYDNRIYQIDLKALSDITIISNKIDLELIVDTSRSMYFPANLSPVSGYYFTSIMGNDSHSLEKQLSWLDKNQIYYFIGNGEQATVYALYYAASGTNLNDYTGDQCWKFVDASYMNPPDAGSMNQSDRLNRLVGARIDDLAYNICNQNSDGGGCRLYTASSSITRLAYLKEAVRIASEIVYAVDKDNRIGLVTFNSSAKDQGFYDYKNRTGLYGKINNISLVGGTRQDLGLETGKSQLDSNGRADAQKIAILITDGAPNMQDSNKNQIPSDTAWTMIGEKASALKGTNSSNAKLYTLGLSLDMVGGNNQRHLDGLASEEDGVTRHFNASNGPAIVRAVKDLIDTLMYDVTLEAEVTDVLDPAFYPVDKNGNPIAVGDYTDENGKRYNWSMATVDGAECWKITYYDQEVGRGEKNADNTIKTPGWQKSFYVKAKEDFLGGNDIETNRYKSSNNRVKPIKYVYKERGTNATKKVDPPSNAPWGIFINTPTVNVDELHLTEHSTEWTVYMGIEVKPEDQVKALWDEIKVKQVVKTNGTANNGTTITKGDKKWYSKTDTKDTAAPDKEYSSLPINRYFTDVDFNTLLNQLKTQDSAEKTINYTAYGHQPGTITVKLEKKIIDGAVDANVKAPGQHITDKDGTPAEKYTITVTYTPNKTDTGCNIGHVTTGTGQDEVKSANEHKINVFVKKLKLLKADQGGNTISSDSATFVLYRKATSDEIADESVAKTDLTGLSGKYVTVQTLTTNGGSVITGALPLLADNEPYYLVETKAPAGYIMLTEPLKVTVDMTDHNTWTKLADNSTSQTKPDPYVLSNWLQETTIKLLKLNDTAYDPTQTSTYNHSNDTTDASVTYQIINNAGYELPSTGGPGSNLLYLLGSLMLALGSAGLVMRKRRRVG
- a CDS encoding class C sortase — its product is MSWLKKNGLTLILLLILLIGAGLIAYPSFANWWNSFHQSRAVASYAETAANMNTEEYERIISKAQAYNRKLSRSGIQWTLDEDEEKEYKEQLDIGTSGIMGYIDIPKIDVMLPIYHGIDESILQVAVGHIPGTSLPVGGKGSHCVVSGHRGLPSARLFTDIDKLVEGDTFTITVLNKTLTYEVDQIRTVLPTDLSDLQIEKGKDYVTLVTCTPYGINTHRLLVRGHRIENADGDASVIADALQIEPIYIAPFIAVPILILLIIGMFIMTGMRTRRRREKRQIYSQMRVKDDKTEDR